A genome region from Synchiropus splendidus isolate RoL2022-P1 chromosome 5, RoL_Sspl_1.0, whole genome shotgun sequence includes the following:
- the patl2 gene encoding protein PAT1 homolog 2 isoform X2 — MEEPEQQQTPEKEPPLQWPENGAEWSDGEEEMNTDSELLQAMAEEDEDINIYNEETFGMDVTGTTEEPSDSLLQFGEPPPLTSPPPSFLEEERPALIQSTPSPPKQRVQYFSRPPVAQRGRGRIRRSGLDRGQMFEDPAVVRMVEGPPSLKSLDSAIVDYGNTMYRSAVDDDNWTPSYRKSRKISGSILQDSAIVCVIDGHRGRGQHRTNFLDMHYPAVSSYSGRRGDPRGLYSRRLFGQRDPTQVNSALLAQSPLFSRHRLPQQQHYHQNGGFLFPTNRPCPSTPRSFPPKMMQLRFGANSPRPTHYNSPHSNPVQRFRYPGPVTQLHPQHKRLLSQKQSFFQRKSEVWDPYCNLMTAKEKEWITRLQMIQLQSENPYLEDYYYQEYYRRMEVKIAEEELGVRGKREPPKLTTPYITKTDSYTPVVHIEGSLGQVAVSTCYSPRRAIGAVHAVQAHSPVEDQKDTRQQRLDVLSKIEKLFMVLLEVEETERVKTTVLSEVEERRLKEKTQRKVEGIYSQMQHYDPLDSGGEFLPFLLVSKGKKLIARLFPFLKPASAQRILRIVTLNLPLLMSSDADEALPVLYPPLRNVIGSLSFSQLIKVLKDLTSNENYESLSLACQNKFGLSLLYALLSQGEKLLSSGVPLEPSIGDFESWTDTIFQVAGQLSRCSLVEPLLLPSNLLTLFCRYLDKRTVHQLKSNMESATGYLALPS; from the exons ATGGAGGAGCCAGAGCAGCAACAG ACCCCAGAGAAGGAGCCACCACTTCAGTGGCCGGAGAACGGAGCAGAGTGGAgcgatggagaggaggagatgaacacGGACAGTGAGCTTCTGCAGGCCATGGCTGAGGAAGACGAGGACATCAACATCTACAACGAAGAGACGTTTGGGATGG ATGTCACTGGAACTACTGAAGAGCCTAGCGACAGCCTTCTTCAGTTTGGAGAACCTCCTCCTTTGACATCTCCCCCGCCGTCCTTTCTGGAAGAGGAGCGACCCGCACTGATCCAGAGCACCCCATCGCCACCCAAACAGAGGGTGCAGTATTTTTCCCGGCCTCCTGTGGCCCAGAGGGGCCGAGGTAGGATCAGGAGAAGTGGCCTGGACCGGGGCCAGATGTTTGAGGATCCAGCTGTAGTGAGGATGGTGGAGGGCCCACCGAGCCTGAAG agtctCGACAGTGCCATTGTGGATTATGGAAACACTATGTACCGCAGTGCTGTTGACGATGACAAC TGGACACCATCCTACAGGAAGAGCAGGAAAATATCAGGATCAATTCTTCAG GACAGCGCCATCGTTTGTGTGATCGACGGCCATAGAGGCAGGGGGCAGCATCGCACCAACTTCTTGGACATGCACTACCCTGCAGTCTCCTCCTACAGTGGCCGGAGAGGGGATCCGAGAGGACTCTACTCCCGGAGACTGTTTGGTCAAAGAGACCCCACTCAG GTGAACTCAGCGTTGCTAGCTCAGTCTCCACTCTTCTCACGCCACCGCTTACCTCAACAGCAGCATTATCATCAg aATGGAGGCTTTCTGTTTCCTACAAACCGGCCTTGTCCCTCAACTCCTCGATCCTTCCCTCCCAAAATGATGCAACTTCGCTTTGGTGCCAACTCGCCGAGGCCGACCCACTATAACAGTCCACATTCAAATCCAGTGCAGCGATTCAG ATACCCAGGTCCAGTCACACAACTTCACCCACAACACAAGCGCTTACTCAGCCAAAAACAGAGCTTCTTCCAAAG AAAATCTGAGGTTTGGGATCCTTACTGCAATCTGATGACTGCAAAGGAAAAGGAATGGATCACTCGACTCCAGATGATTCAGCTGCAGAGTGAGAATCCCTATCTGGAGGACTACTACTACCAG GAATACTACAGACGTATGGAAGTGAAGATAGCTGAGGAGGAACTGGGTGTTCGGGGCAAGAGGGAACCTCCAAAGCTCACTACACCGTACATCACCAAAACTGACTCCTACACCCCAG ttgTCCACATCGAAGGCTCTCTGGGTCAAGTCGCAGTGTCCACGTGTTACTCCCCTCGCCGGGCCATTGGTGCAGTTCATGCCGTTCAAGCTCACAGTCCCGTTGAG GATCAAAAGGATACCAGACAGCAGCGGTTGGACGTCCTCAGCAAAATAGAAAAG TTGTTCATGGTGCTGTTGGAGGTTGAGGAAACGGAGAGGGTGAAGACAACCGTGCTGTCTGAAGTAGAAGAGAGAAGATTAAAAGAGAAGACGCAGAGGAAAGTGGAGGGCATCTACTCACAGATGCAACACTATGATCCCCT AGATTCGGGAGGGGAGTTCCTTCCTTTCCTGTTGGTGTCCAAAGGCAAAAAACTCATCGCCAGGCTGTTTCCATTCCTGAAACCTGCATCGGCTCAAAGAATTTTGCGAATTGTGACGTTGAACCTGCCGTTGCTGATGAGTAGTGACGCAGATGAG GCTCTTCCTGTGCTGTACCCTCCACTACGGAATGTGATTGGCTCCCTGTCATTCAGTCAGCTGATCAAGGTCCTTAAAGATctgacttcaaatgaaaactATGAGAGCCTCTCACTGGCATGTCAGAACAAG TTTGGGTTGTCTCTGCTCTACGCCCTCTTGTCCCAAGGAGAGAAGCTGTTGTCCTCAGGTGTTCCTCTGGAGCCAAGCATCGGGGACTTTGAGTCCTG GACTGACACGATATTCCAGGTGGCCGGGCAACTGTCTCGGTGTTCGCTAGTGGAGCCGCTGCTGTTGCCGTCCAACCTGCTCACTCTCTTCTGCCGATACCTGGACAAGCGCACAGTCCATCAGCTGAAGAGCAACATGGA GTCTGCAACAGGATATCTGGCCCTGCCGTCTTAA
- the patl2 gene encoding protein PAT1 homolog 2 isoform X1, producing MEEPEQQQTPEKEPPLQWPENGAEWSDGEEEMNTDSELLQAMAEEDEDINIYNEETFGMDVTGTTEEPSDSLLQFGEPPPLTSPPPSFLEEERPALIQSTPSPPKQRVQYFSRPPVAQRGRGRIRRSGLDRGQMFEDPAVVRMVEGPPSLKSLDSAIVDYGNTMYRSAVDDDNWTPSYRKSRKISGSILQDSAIVCVIDGHRGRGQHRTNFLDMHYPAVSSYSGRRGDPRGLYSRRLFGQRDPTQQVNSALLAQSPLFSRHRLPQQQHYHQNGGFLFPTNRPCPSTPRSFPPKMMQLRFGANSPRPTHYNSPHSNPVQRFRYPGPVTQLHPQHKRLLSQKQSFFQRKSEVWDPYCNLMTAKEKEWITRLQMIQLQSENPYLEDYYYQEYYRRMEVKIAEEELGVRGKREPPKLTTPYITKTDSYTPVVHIEGSLGQVAVSTCYSPRRAIGAVHAVQAHSPVEDQKDTRQQRLDVLSKIEKLFMVLLEVEETERVKTTVLSEVEERRLKEKTQRKVEGIYSQMQHYDPLDSGGEFLPFLLVSKGKKLIARLFPFLKPASAQRILRIVTLNLPLLMSSDADEALPVLYPPLRNVIGSLSFSQLIKVLKDLTSNENYESLSLACQNKFGLSLLYALLSQGEKLLSSGVPLEPSIGDFESWTDTIFQVAGQLSRCSLVEPLLLPSNLLTLFCRYLDKRTVHQLKSNMESATGYLALPS from the exons ATGGAGGAGCCAGAGCAGCAACAG ACCCCAGAGAAGGAGCCACCACTTCAGTGGCCGGAGAACGGAGCAGAGTGGAgcgatggagaggaggagatgaacacGGACAGTGAGCTTCTGCAGGCCATGGCTGAGGAAGACGAGGACATCAACATCTACAACGAAGAGACGTTTGGGATGG ATGTCACTGGAACTACTGAAGAGCCTAGCGACAGCCTTCTTCAGTTTGGAGAACCTCCTCCTTTGACATCTCCCCCGCCGTCCTTTCTGGAAGAGGAGCGACCCGCACTGATCCAGAGCACCCCATCGCCACCCAAACAGAGGGTGCAGTATTTTTCCCGGCCTCCTGTGGCCCAGAGGGGCCGAGGTAGGATCAGGAGAAGTGGCCTGGACCGGGGCCAGATGTTTGAGGATCCAGCTGTAGTGAGGATGGTGGAGGGCCCACCGAGCCTGAAG agtctCGACAGTGCCATTGTGGATTATGGAAACACTATGTACCGCAGTGCTGTTGACGATGACAAC TGGACACCATCCTACAGGAAGAGCAGGAAAATATCAGGATCAATTCTTCAG GACAGCGCCATCGTTTGTGTGATCGACGGCCATAGAGGCAGGGGGCAGCATCGCACCAACTTCTTGGACATGCACTACCCTGCAGTCTCCTCCTACAGTGGCCGGAGAGGGGATCCGAGAGGACTCTACTCCCGGAGACTGTTTGGTCAAAGAGACCCCACTCAG CAGGTGAACTCAGCGTTGCTAGCTCAGTCTCCACTCTTCTCACGCCACCGCTTACCTCAACAGCAGCATTATCATCAg aATGGAGGCTTTCTGTTTCCTACAAACCGGCCTTGTCCCTCAACTCCTCGATCCTTCCCTCCCAAAATGATGCAACTTCGCTTTGGTGCCAACTCGCCGAGGCCGACCCACTATAACAGTCCACATTCAAATCCAGTGCAGCGATTCAG ATACCCAGGTCCAGTCACACAACTTCACCCACAACACAAGCGCTTACTCAGCCAAAAACAGAGCTTCTTCCAAAG AAAATCTGAGGTTTGGGATCCTTACTGCAATCTGATGACTGCAAAGGAAAAGGAATGGATCACTCGACTCCAGATGATTCAGCTGCAGAGTGAGAATCCCTATCTGGAGGACTACTACTACCAG GAATACTACAGACGTATGGAAGTGAAGATAGCTGAGGAGGAACTGGGTGTTCGGGGCAAGAGGGAACCTCCAAAGCTCACTACACCGTACATCACCAAAACTGACTCCTACACCCCAG ttgTCCACATCGAAGGCTCTCTGGGTCAAGTCGCAGTGTCCACGTGTTACTCCCCTCGCCGGGCCATTGGTGCAGTTCATGCCGTTCAAGCTCACAGTCCCGTTGAG GATCAAAAGGATACCAGACAGCAGCGGTTGGACGTCCTCAGCAAAATAGAAAAG TTGTTCATGGTGCTGTTGGAGGTTGAGGAAACGGAGAGGGTGAAGACAACCGTGCTGTCTGAAGTAGAAGAGAGAAGATTAAAAGAGAAGACGCAGAGGAAAGTGGAGGGCATCTACTCACAGATGCAACACTATGATCCCCT AGATTCGGGAGGGGAGTTCCTTCCTTTCCTGTTGGTGTCCAAAGGCAAAAAACTCATCGCCAGGCTGTTTCCATTCCTGAAACCTGCATCGGCTCAAAGAATTTTGCGAATTGTGACGTTGAACCTGCCGTTGCTGATGAGTAGTGACGCAGATGAG GCTCTTCCTGTGCTGTACCCTCCACTACGGAATGTGATTGGCTCCCTGTCATTCAGTCAGCTGATCAAGGTCCTTAAAGATctgacttcaaatgaaaactATGAGAGCCTCTCACTGGCATGTCAGAACAAG TTTGGGTTGTCTCTGCTCTACGCCCTCTTGTCCCAAGGAGAGAAGCTGTTGTCCTCAGGTGTTCCTCTGGAGCCAAGCATCGGGGACTTTGAGTCCTG GACTGACACGATATTCCAGGTGGCCGGGCAACTGTCTCGGTGTTCGCTAGTGGAGCCGCTGCTGTTGCCGTCCAACCTGCTCACTCTCTTCTGCCGATACCTGGACAAGCGCACAGTCCATCAGCTGAAGAGCAACATGGA GTCTGCAACAGGATATCTGGCCCTGCCGTCTTAA